Part of the Cyanobacteriota bacterium genome, TGGTCCCAACTAGTTAGAAGCGTGAGTTTGCAGTGCTGGTTTTTAGGATGTGAACTATAATTTGCCGCGTATATTACCCACTCTCGATGTGCAGACTATGAACAAGAGTGAGCTAGTCAATGCTGTAGCTGCTAAAGCCAGCGTCAGTAAGAAGGATGCAGATGCAGTAATCACAGCATTTGTTGATTCCATTATGGAAACAGTTTCTGCTGGAAACAGGGTTACCCTAGTTGGCTTCGGTACTTTTGAGACTAGAGATCGACAGGCTCGTGAGGGGCGTAACCCCCAAACTGGAGATAGGATGACGATTCTAGCGACTCGTGTTCCGGCTTTTTCTGCTGGCAAAGTCTTTAAGGAAAAAGTTGTACCTAAGACTTGAGGGTTACCTGACTGCAAGGGGAGAGGTATAGAAAATTATGTAGAATCCCCAACCCCTAAAGTGTGATGCGTTGAAGACGACCTTGATGCAGTTGCACGACTGAGCGATTGGATAACCGGACTAGGTGTTCGTCGTGGGTAGTCACAATCACCGTGATGCCGATCGCATTCAGCTTCGTTAAAATCTGAATCACTTGCCAAGAGTTGTCAGGGTCAAGGTTACCCGTTGGCTCATCAGCTAGCAGCAGCGGTGGAGTGGAAACAATAGCACGGGCAATGCTGACCCGTTGTTGCTCTCCGCCAGATAGTTGGTCGGGGAAACAGGTTGCTTTGTGTAGTAAGCCTACTGTTTTCAGAGTAGGTTGCAATCGGCGCTGAATCTCACGATGGTTAAACCCCTGGGCGCGCAGCACAAAGGCAATGTTTTCAGCAACTGTGCGATTGGGAATTAGCTTATAGTCTTGAAACACAACCCCAATTTGGCGGCGGAACAGTGCTAAGCGATCGCCCCTAAGCATAGCCACTTGTTGACCATCAACAATCACCTCACCATGGGTTGGCCGCTCTTCACCATGCAGTAACTTCAACAGGGTTGACTTACCACTTCCAGAAGGCCCTGTAATGAACAGAAAGTCCCCTCGCTTGACATCTAAATTCACATCACTGAGGGCAAGGGTGCCGTTGATGTAGGTTTTACTTACCCCCCGCAAACTGACCATCAACTGGGGTGGAGAGTCTGTAAGCGGCAAAACCGATTGTAGTTGCCTAGGAACCACGGTTCCCTGCACTTTGTAGGGAGTTATTTGCCGAGGGCGCTCAGTCGAGATGTCTCGCACCATAGAGTGACTTGCAACCAAAAGAGTTTTGCAAAATAGCCAGCAACTCAACATCTAGCCTTGCCATTGGCAAACAAAGTTGCCTAAGGGGCCAGCATAAGCGCAGACAATCACCTACTATACTCGCTCTTTGGTGGGTTGTCTCTGGGTCAGCCGATAAATTAGACTGCGAACTGCGAATTTTGGTAACGCCAACATTCGCCGCCATCGCCATGGCTCTTGATAGAGGCGATAGATCCATTCCAAGTGATTGTTGCGCAACCACAGCGGAGCACGGGACTTTTGGCCTGCCCAGATGTCAAAGCTGCCACCTACACCAATCCAGATGGAATTAGGACATAGATGACGGTTTTCGGCAATCCAAAATTCCTGACGGGGAACTCCCAGACCTACTAAGATAATCTGAGGTTGCAAGGTTTTGAGAGTCGCTTGCAGACGATCGCGATCGTTAGTATCTAGATAACCATGCTCTACGCCCACAATTTTAATACCCGGCAGCATCGACCGCCAGTGCTGGGCAGCCTTTTCGGCAACATCTGGTTTGCCCCCATAAAAAAACACCGACCATGGGCGATCAGCTTGAACTGAGGCTTTCAATAGGGCTTCAGCCAATTCAATGCCGGGACAACGATTAACTTGCTTGCCATACAGCCAGAAGTAAAACGTAATGCCAGAACCATCAGGTATTACCAGGTCGGCACAGTTTATCACACTGGCCAAATCAGGATTTTGCTGGGCTTGCATGGTCATCTCAGCGTTGAGTGTAACGACATGCATGCCTTCACCTCGTAGCAAACATGACGATACCCAACTCAAGTAATCATCGGAAAGATGAACAGGTAACCCAAGCACGGGGGCTTTTTGGGGGGGCATAGCAATACTCATAGGACTATTCTTCATCACCAGTTAACCAACCTCACAGGTCATTGCTCACTCTACATCACACAGCGTTCTCAGTATTTGACCAAGCTCTAGCTATGGAACAGGGCTACCGAATCCCAATCATGGCAACAGAGAACCGTATCAAGAGCAACCAAGAAGCACTAACTGCTACAATCGTCGCTTCACACATCACCCCAAGATGAATGTTAATCATTTACATTTAACTTTACTTTGGTTAGTACTGGCTTAACAATGCAGTCTTAGACTACCAGCTTAGGATTGAGAGGGACTAACGCAGCGATCGTCCGTACTCCTGCGCAATAATGTGAAGGGCAGAGTTTAGTGGCTGGGATGACTATCCTTGCTTACTTGTATCAGGATCCATTGTTATCTGTAGCAGCAGAGCCGCAGTGGCAGCAAGTGGTTGATCGAGTCTATCGTGATGTAGGCGATCGCACCCAGCGCCAGCAACTATTGCAAGACTGTCAGGCAGAATCGCCAGACTATGTATTGATTCAGCATCTGGCTGATTTAGGAGACTCAGTAGCTGATGTCGTGGCTTGTCTAGCCCAATTCGAGGCGCTCGGCACTGCTGTGATCACAGTGGACGCGGGGGCAACAACGCCAGCAACGCTAGAGTTACTGAAGTCTCTCCAAACTGAACAGCACCGCCGTCACATTCAGCGTGGTCATGCACGTAATCGGCTCAGGGCATTGCCCCCTCCAGGAGCAGCTCCCTACGGTTATCGACGTGGTAAGGATAGGTATGTGATCGATCGCAGTACAGCGCCGATTGTGAAAGACTTTTTTGAGCAGTTTTTACTCTATGGTTCGTTGCGTCGTGCAGTCCGGCATCTTGCCCGCAAATATGGCAAAACCATCTCTGTCTCTACAGGACGACGCT contains:
- a CDS encoding HU family DNA-binding protein; its protein translation is MNKSELVNAVAAKASVSKKDADAVITAFVDSIMETVSAGNRVTLVGFGTFETRDRQAREGRNPQTGDRMTILATRVPAFSAGKVFKEKVVPKT
- the ftsE gene encoding cell division ATP-binding protein FtsE encodes the protein MVASHSMVRDISTERPRQITPYKVQGTVVPRQLQSVLPLTDSPPQLMVSLRGVSKTYINGTLALSDVNLDVKRGDFLFITGPSGSGKSTLLKLLHGEERPTHGEVIVDGQQVAMLRGDRLALFRRQIGVVFQDYKLIPNRTVAENIAFVLRAQGFNHREIQRRLQPTLKTVGLLHKATCFPDQLSGGEQQRVSIARAIVSTPPLLLADEPTGNLDPDNSWQVIQILTKLNAIGITVIVTTHDEHLVRLSNRSVVQLHQGRLQRITL
- a CDS encoding WecB/TagA/CpsF family glycosyltransferase; translated protein: MSIAMPPQKAPVLGLPVHLSDDYLSWVSSCLLRGEGMHVVTLNAEMTMQAQQNPDLASVINCADLVIPDGSGITFYFWLYGKQVNRCPGIELAEALLKASVQADRPWSVFFYGGKPDVAEKAAQHWRSMLPGIKIVGVEHGYLDTNDRDRLQATLKTLQPQIILVGLGVPRQEFWIAENRHLCPNSIWIGVGGSFDIWAGQKSRAPLWLRNNHLEWIYRLYQEPWRWRRMLALPKFAVRSLIYRLTQRQPTKERV